Genomic window (Lolium rigidum isolate FL_2022 unplaced genomic scaffold, APGP_CSIRO_Lrig_0.1 contig_32418_1, whole genome shotgun sequence):
CTTGTTAGGAGCTTCAAGTGTCTGTCTtcctgtgtcgaatcaataaattgggtaatacttccctcgaagactgttgcgatcccctatacttgtgggtcatcaacgtgtTGAGTCAAATCTTGAACCATCAATATCTTTTAATGTAATTACTTGAAAATCCCATGTATAAATTTGTTTTGGGACGTATCTTGAGGATATAGTAATATCAGGACTTAATAACTATTAATTTTGTAGTACAATTATAATCAGTGAAATAAGTGTGTTTTGAAGACCGTGCTAGAGTTGAAAAGATAACCTGTGCAAATCCGGCGGGAGTAACTGGGATTAGAAAGACTAGTCAGCGAgagaacaactatgctatatccaATTAGGGCTCTTAAGGAGAGCAATATTTAGAAAATAGAGTAGAACGAAAAGTAACATCGAGATGCCTACATAATCTTGAAAAAATTACGCAGACTATTGTTTTGTAAAACGAGCAAACAATAAACACAATAATTTGAGCAATAAGAGAAAACGTAAAGAGAGAAACAAAATAATATAACAAGTTTTGAGCTCATGCTGAGATTCATATAGAGTTGGTTGCATAGGAGGAGTGCATTCTATAAGAACATGCAAACCCTAATTTTATGATTCAAAAACGCTCTTTATGATGATTTTGTATGACTAAAATTCTCCAGAAGGTCAAAACCATATGACAGTCATCAATTAAAAATATACGTGAATCTCACATTTTTAATTAAAAAGATGGCCATTTCTTTCATTTCCACGTTATCGCTTCCAGAAGACAATTCTTTGCAGTCAGCTTGAATCTTCGGTTTCCTGGTAAAATAAAATAATGAAACTTGaatcaatggcatcattttaagCCATTGCCCATGACAGCCCTCTGCTTGCGGGCATCGACATGTTCTGTAGTGCAGAAAAAGGAATAGAGAAGCGTCAATGCACGTACTCAAGTACCGGATCTCTACCAAAACTCATGTTTGAGAACATTCTAATCCACGTCCTCGTCAAAGATCTACCCGTAGCGATGATCACCTCGTAATCTGACACATTATTTTAGTCATTAGACATTAATAGGAGATTAACTAGCTAGTGACCATATTTGATCCACACTTTCCTTTCCAATTGCCAAACTACGTCCCAACAATTGAGGGTGGAAAAGAAATTCTTGGATCAAGTTGAAACACAGTTTATTCCCACGCAGGTAACCCTATACATCCATCCATCAATCACTGTCCCAAGATCCTTGAAACACCTTCGTGCAGCTAGCATAGAGGTCTGAGGTTGCTAATCGATTAAATGTTACCTCCTAATCATGCAGTCTGCAAGTGTTGCTTTGTGTAGCCACGTCCTTTATCAATCATGTGGAATAATGTAGCGTCTCTCGTGTGCTCGTCTGACTTCGACAACAAGTCAACGACACCGGCgcgaacgaggggatgatcgaacgCCCTGAGGTTGATAGCGCTAGCTGCCTCACGGTGAGGGCGGAGCACAATGTTTTCAGAATTTATTGTGGTGACACTTCTTCATTGTTTCGGAGAGAATCCTTCACTGCTTTCAGTGGCATTATTGCGAGGATGAATGCTTTGTTTTTGGGACATGATCAGTTACGCAAGTCACAAGTCACAGCACGAGTTGCGTGTAAGTTACAGAGCATTCAGAAGCAGAAGCAGAAGCGAAACACATGGATCCTTGGGCCCTTCCGTGAGCGCGAGCATGGCCAAGTCCAACGGCGGCACGGCGGCCGTCGGAGGCCTGCATCAGCAGCAGAAGCCGGAGCGCGGGGCGTTCAGCTGCAGCTTCCGGATTCCGCTGCATTACCCGCGGTACAAGAAGGCGGACTACGAGGCCATGCCCGAGTGGAGCGTTGACTGCTCTCTTCTGGAGTACGGCCTCCCCATCGCCAGCGACGTCCACGACAAGAGGCACTTCACCATGGGCGCCTTCCTCTGGCCCGGCCAGTACTGATCGAGCTCACCTTAATTTCCACCCGGATCAGGCCGATCAGCAAAGCTAGCAGAGAATGATCAGCGACTGCATCAGCAACGTCACATGCCCTGTAATGTAATGTAATGAATGAAGACCTCGTATCAGTATTATATTCCTATACATCCGTCATCTAATGGAAATCGCCACTCAGAAAAGAGTGTTTCTGGACTATGTATGTATGATAAGCATTGGAAGACTGTATTCTTTCTCATGTTCTTACGTGTCTCTATACATCCAAGGTTGTTCGTTTTGGTATGAAGTTCAGAGCTTGTTCGAGGCGTGTCATGTTTCCCCTCGTGTCTTCTAAAAGCCTCAACTGTTGCAAGCTTGGAAGTGCTCTTGCGATAGATTACCACTTACCCCCACTTCATTTGCAAATGGTTTCTTGAATCATTTCGGATTAAAAAGACGTTCCGGGCCTGTTGGGTTTTGCTTCAGTGTCCCCCCTTTGCAAACTTTGGCCTCCCGTGGACGGTTAGGATCTCTCGATACCCCTTCATTGGCTAACTTATCCTCTCAACTTTAATGGTGGTGGGAGCGGAGAGGGTCATATTATAAATGCTTTGGCTAAACCTATTGAAGGGAAAGGCGGAATTATAGCTTTGGAATGTCGCTTAATTGAATCTCCTGCTCCAAGTACCGAAAAAAGTACCGAAGCACACCTCGGGCCTGTTAGGAATGCCCTGCATTTTGCTACTAGCAACAAGCTAGTCTAATTAACAGAAGGAAATGTTCATTACCAAATCTTCCTTCTTTTCATTATATGTTGACCCAACCAGTCAATGACTATACAAGCATGCCGTCGTACATTACATTCCACATGTCTTCAGCTGATCACGTAGATGATGAGAAGAACTCTATTTAATTGTGAACTCGATGGGGAAGTAATCTGATCAAGTATGATAGTTCCATGATCAAACCATGAAGAAGAGTCCATGTCTAGGTGAGCATCTTTGTGATCTTTAGAAATCCTGATGCTTCCAAGTCCTAAGATATTTGTGATTTTCAATTGCATTGCAAAATCTGTTTAAACTAGGTGCAAAATTTGTGTACATGAACCTAGCAACGAGTGAGATCTACTCCTTGCTCGGTTTCAAGTGCTTGTGATGTTGTTTTTGCGAATTATGATCATATTCCATCTACCTTCTCACGCTTAAATAGTAACACAATTAAATTCACATTTGATGTCATCAAGTGCAACAACCATGCCATGGATGCTTTCACACAATTAAATACTGAAATAAGGAGGACATGGGCTTTTCTACACCGTTGTGAGCACCCACTCCTTCGATG
Coding sequences:
- the LOC124680980 gene encoding uncharacterized protein LOC124680980: MISYASHKSQHELRVSYRAFRSRSRSETHGSLGPSVSASMAKSNGGTAAVGGLHQQQKPERGAFSCSFRIPLHYPRYKKADYEAMPEWSVDCSLLEYGLPIASDVHDKRHFTMGAFLWPGQY